A stretch of the Streptomyces sp. Edi2 genome encodes the following:
- a CDS encoding methyltransferase domain-containing protein, with the protein MTGGTWKELVDDVATATELSQPWRSAFEDVPRIHYVPDDVFVPEPGTPRAYRTVARHTEPEAWAALVCSKAQVVTQLTPSPFDGAPTPSSSSSAPEAVARMLVLLDPAPGARVLDLGSGTGWTAALLARFGTLVVTMESDPELAAQVRARVIDCQPPVTALHGDATLGHPDAAPYDAVHVGFSVREIPGTWIGQVRPGGRLVMPFGTLFSNTGLLRLTVREDGQVAEGRFHGGAMFMWERGQRPSWAQAVTDDPERAASALDPRTVLATGASRWAVGLQVPGVTWDPVPADGDRLLRLWCTDGSWATVAVDGWNKPDGVAQSGPRHLWDEVSEAWSWWDGKGRPGRNRFGVSADRGGSCRAWLDSPRFTLPGALDSAAHTRPATPLPSGRSDSATGQR; encoded by the coding sequence GTGACCGGCGGCACCTGGAAGGAGCTGGTCGACGACGTCGCGACGGCAACAGAGCTGTCGCAGCCCTGGCGGAGCGCATTTGAAGACGTTCCACGGATCCACTACGTGCCCGACGACGTCTTCGTGCCGGAGCCGGGCACCCCGCGCGCCTATCGGACCGTGGCCCGGCATACCGAGCCCGAGGCGTGGGCAGCGCTGGTCTGCTCGAAGGCCCAGGTCGTCACCCAGCTCACTCCGTCGCCGTTCGACGGGGCACCGACACCGTCGTCGTCCTCCTCCGCCCCCGAGGCTGTCGCCCGCATGCTCGTGCTGCTCGATCCCGCCCCCGGCGCGCGAGTCCTGGACCTGGGCAGCGGCACCGGCTGGACGGCCGCTCTCCTGGCTCGCTTCGGCACCCTCGTGGTGACGATGGAATCCGACCCGGAACTGGCCGCGCAGGTCCGCGCACGCGTGATCGACTGTCAGCCGCCCGTCACCGCGCTGCACGGGGATGCGACGCTCGGGCACCCGGACGCAGCTCCGTACGACGCGGTACATGTCGGCTTCTCCGTCCGTGAAATCCCCGGGACGTGGATCGGACAGGTACGGCCCGGCGGCCGGCTCGTAATGCCGTTCGGCACCCTGTTCTCCAACACCGGGCTCCTGCGCCTGACCGTCCGCGAAGACGGTCAGGTTGCCGAAGGCCGATTCCACGGTGGCGCGATGTTCATGTGGGAGCGCGGGCAACGGCCGAGCTGGGCACAGGCCGTCACCGACGACCCTGAGCGGGCCGCCTCCGCACTCGATCCGCGCACCGTGCTCGCCACAGGCGCCTCGCGATGGGCGGTCGGGCTGCAGGTGCCCGGCGTCACCTGGGATCCCGTGCCCGCCGATGGGGACCGGCTGCTACGCCTTTGGTGCACCGACGGCTCCTGGGCCACCGTAGCCGTGGACGGATGGAACAAGCCGGACGGCGTCGCGCAGTCCGGCCCGCGGCACCTGTGGGACGAGGTGAGCGAGGCATGGTCCTGGTGGGACGGGAAGGGACGACCCGGCCGGAACCGCTTCGGCGTGAGCGCCGACCGCGGCGGCTCGTGCCGTGCCTGGCTCGACAGCCCACGGTTCACGCTCCCCGGGGCTCTCGACTCCGCGGCGCACACCCGTCCTGCGACGCCGCTCCCCTCCGGCCGGTCCGACTCGGCCACAGGGCAACGGTGA
- a CDS encoding WhiB family transcriptional regulator, whose translation MRPVPLYALVKFIRSTRRLIDLPRPGTTAGRQPAPHPYWEQNAACRGTDPELFYPEGPLSNALIEQAERARSVCSPCPVRKQCLDAALLAERRLAASERSGIRGGLDGRERYALARGRRLPKRPQPIPDDGQEHGVRRTYRKGCRCFACTAAETGKRPDPRPTAPCATPVSARGRSPRRGELVMGPTVGRAGQSSFTEERPECGTRSGYRWHVSSGQVACEACTAAELAVAWLLREGGCAASLASS comes from the coding sequence GTGCGGCCGGTTCCCCTCTACGCCCTCGTGAAGTTCATCCGCAGCACCAGGAGGTTGATCGACTTGCCACGCCCCGGAACTACGGCCGGGAGGCAGCCCGCCCCGCATCCTTACTGGGAGCAGAACGCTGCTTGCCGCGGGACGGACCCTGAGCTGTTCTATCCGGAGGGCCCGCTGAGCAACGCTCTCATCGAGCAGGCCGAGCGCGCCCGCTCGGTCTGCTCGCCGTGTCCGGTACGCAAACAGTGCCTTGATGCTGCTCTGCTGGCCGAACGCAGGCTCGCGGCGTCGGAACGCTCGGGGATCCGCGGCGGCCTGGACGGGCGGGAGCGTTACGCGCTCGCCCGCGGCCGCCGGCTGCCGAAGCGGCCTCAGCCGATTCCCGACGATGGCCAGGAGCATGGGGTCCGCCGCACGTACAGGAAGGGGTGCCGGTGCTTCGCCTGCACGGCCGCGGAGACCGGGAAGAGGCCGGATCCCCGGCCGACAGCGCCTTGTGCGACGCCGGTCTCCGCTCGCGGCCGCTCGCCCCGGCGTGGAGAACTGGTCATGGGTCCCACCGTCGGGCGCGCCGGTCAGAGCTCTTTCACCGAGGAGCGGCCCGAGTGCGGAACTCGCAGCGGGTACCGGTGGCACGTCAGCAGCGGCCAAGTTGCGTGTGAGGCGTGCACGGCTGCCGAACTTGCCGTGGCCTGGCTTCTCCGTGAGGGCGGGTGTGCCGCTTCCTTGGCGTCGTCGTAG
- a CDS encoding RNA ligase family protein — protein sequence MINLDALDLNALNSATKYPSIPTFHEIDRGTLLDNTVAFSGEVVLTEKVDGTNARVAVLPDGDYVIGSREDLLHARGDRVISPKDSIVPALRPLAGRLTPPATGIRVYFFEVYGAKLTKASKQYTGSQAVGFRLFDVAVVDASVLERPRAEISSWRENGGQQFLAEGDLALAAAENQIELTPRLGSLAADQVPSDLAGMQDFLATRLPSTRVALDGAAGGRPEGLVLRTVDRSVIAKARVEDYARTMQRLATR from the coding sequence GTGATCAATCTCGATGCGCTCGATCTCAATGCCCTGAACTCGGCGACGAAGTACCCGTCGATCCCGACGTTCCACGAGATCGACCGCGGCACGTTGCTCGACAACACGGTGGCCTTCAGTGGCGAAGTGGTGCTCACCGAGAAGGTGGACGGCACGAACGCGCGGGTCGCGGTCCTGCCGGACGGCGACTACGTGATCGGCAGCCGGGAGGACCTGCTCCACGCCCGCGGCGACCGTGTCATCAGCCCGAAGGACAGCATCGTGCCCGCCCTGCGCCCCCTGGCCGGCCGTCTGACACCTCCCGCGACGGGTATCCGTGTCTACTTCTTCGAGGTCTACGGCGCCAAGCTCACCAAGGCCAGCAAGCAGTACACCGGCAGCCAGGCAGTGGGCTTCCGCCTCTTCGACGTCGCCGTCGTGGACGCGTCAGTCCTGGAGCGGCCGCGCGCCGAGATCAGCTCATGGCGTGAGAACGGCGGCCAGCAGTTCCTCGCCGAGGGGGATCTCGCCCTCGCTGCCGCGGAGAACCAGATCGAGCTGACGCCGCGTCTGGGCAGCCTTGCGGCGGACCAGGTTCCGAGCGATCTCGCCGGGATGCAGGACTTCCTCGCCACCCGGCTGCCCAGCACGCGTGTCGCGCTGGACGGCGCCGCCGGTGGCCGTCCGGAAGGGCTCGTGCTGCGCACCGTCGACCGGTCCGTGATCGCCAAGGCCCGCGTCGAGGACTACGCCCGCACCATGCAGCGCCTCGCCACTCGCTGA
- a CDS encoding DUF262 domain-containing protein, whose product MTRQTAHPLEHHNLRTSDRSPREIATSFRRTFGLDLDPDYQRGDVWTDDQRVALIRSWLTGTPTGVVILNDRTTPEWKEANGYDPTDRGEAMYVCIDGKQRITTAYLWYDDELAVPATWFPQDDVTATEETDDGPYVRLSGLAKPARLKFANRAHLSVAMAKVATAAEEAEIYLLVNGGGTPQSEADMDNATRIAAASPRAER is encoded by the coding sequence ATGACACGCCAGACCGCCCACCCGCTCGAGCACCACAACCTGCGCACCTCGGATCGCTCGCCCCGCGAAATCGCGACGAGCTTCCGCCGCACCTTCGGACTCGACCTCGATCCGGACTACCAGCGCGGCGACGTGTGGACCGACGACCAGCGCGTCGCGCTCATCCGGTCGTGGCTGACGGGGACGCCGACCGGCGTGGTGATCCTGAACGACCGCACGACGCCTGAGTGGAAGGAAGCCAACGGCTACGACCCGACCGACCGCGGCGAGGCCATGTACGTGTGCATCGACGGCAAGCAGCGCATCACCACCGCCTACCTCTGGTACGACGATGAACTGGCCGTACCCGCAACCTGGTTCCCCCAGGACGACGTAACGGCCACCGAGGAGACCGACGACGGCCCGTATGTGCGCCTCTCGGGCCTGGCCAAGCCGGCCCGGCTGAAGTTCGCCAACCGCGCCCACCTGTCGGTGGCAATGGCCAAGGTCGCCACCGCAGCCGAGGAGGCTGAAATCTACCTCCTGGTCAACGGCGGCGGCACCCCGCAGAGCGAGGCCGACATGGACAACGCGACTCGCATCGCGGCGGCCTCGCCCCGGGCCGAGCGGTGA
- a CDS encoding winged helix-turn-helix domain-containing protein, which yields MTLPLEEDSRPPYLQAAEMLRTSIEVGQYAPGSRLPSARVLQARFGVSSSTVQNALRVLKREGLVYSVVGRGSYVCGVLPAARLAGQMGRLGAVSAVGDPEHDPRPPYVRTAESLREEILSGALEPGDQIPSARVLQERFKIANSTAQHAVRVLKRDGLVYAVQGKGVFVRGALREEPSDGPEVSMELLDGPCDPAPAGCGPSNESVVAELAAAECRLARAADAFRAAGAEVEILSREALRRGLLPLASIHHRPE from the coding sequence ATGACGTTGCCGTTGGAAGAGGACTCGAGGCCGCCCTACCTGCAGGCCGCAGAGATGCTGCGCACCTCGATTGAGGTCGGGCAATATGCCCCCGGAAGCCGTCTGCCGTCGGCGCGGGTGCTTCAAGCGCGCTTCGGCGTGTCCAGTTCGACTGTGCAGAACGCGCTGAGAGTGCTAAAGCGGGAGGGGTTGGTCTACTCCGTTGTCGGGCGCGGAAGTTACGTTTGCGGCGTACTCCCTGCCGCACGGTTGGCAGGCCAAATGGGGCGTCTCGGCGCTGTGAGCGCGGTAGGCGATCCGGAGCATGACCCTAGGCCCCCGTACGTCAGGACGGCGGAAAGCCTCCGGGAAGAGATACTGTCTGGCGCGCTTGAACCCGGCGATCAGATTCCTTCCGCGCGGGTGCTCCAGGAACGTTTCAAGATCGCCAATTCGACTGCGCAGCACGCGGTGCGTGTGCTCAAGCGAGATGGTCTGGTTTACGCGGTTCAGGGGAAGGGAGTGTTCGTTCGCGGCGCTTTGCGGGAGGAACCCTCCGACGGGCCAGAGGTGTCCATGGAACTACTGGACGGACCCTGTGACCCCGCGCCAGCCGGATGCGGACCGAGCAATGAGTCCGTAGTCGCCGAACTCGCTGCTGCCGAGTGTCGACTAGCCCGCGCTGCCGACGCATTCCGTGCCGCTGGTGCCGAGGTGGAGATCCTCAGTCGGGAGGCGCTGCGGCGTGGGCTGCTCCCCCTGGCCTCCATCCATCATCGGCCGGAGTAG
- a CDS encoding DUF6248 family natural product biosynthesis protein: MLRRPQRILTAAEREVVRGVQSLPFHRMLHLGLVDPVPNPSPMGEDEGAWVRAIVWPKHLRLIDDGYAFGFWRWAMCERGTCWNCLNGRCEWCMHRQKGGPDACDNAETVFSHRGRRAATLILRPGGEPCVWWCRCPCAKDDAEPAAKPSPAVTSPQATSAAPVSEARRGQDPLPGL; this comes from the coding sequence GTGCTGCGGCGGCCGCAGCGCATCCTCACCGCGGCCGAGCGCGAGGTCGTCCGCGGCGTACAGAGCCTCCCCTTCCACCGCATGCTCCACCTCGGCCTGGTCGACCCGGTGCCCAACCCGTCCCCGATGGGCGAAGACGAGGGCGCCTGGGTCCGCGCGATCGTCTGGCCCAAGCACCTCCGCCTGATCGACGACGGGTACGCCTTTGGGTTCTGGCGCTGGGCGATGTGCGAGCGGGGCACCTGCTGGAACTGTCTGAACGGACGGTGCGAGTGGTGCATGCACCGGCAGAAGGGCGGCCCGGACGCCTGCGACAACGCCGAGACCGTGTTCAGCCACCGTGGCCGGAGGGCGGCCACCCTCATCCTGCGCCCCGGCGGCGAGCCGTGTGTGTGGTGGTGCCGGTGCCCCTGCGCGAAGGACGACGCCGAGCCCGCGGCCAAGCCCTCGCCCGCCGTGACGTCGCCCCAGGCCACCTCGGCCGCGCCCGTATCCGAAGCGCGCCGCGGCCAGGACCCGCTCCCCGGCCTGTAG